One genomic region from Candidatus Chlorobium masyuteum encodes:
- a CDS encoding RNA polymerase sigma factor, which translates to MNDRADATIAAKAETRSFQKSGMTSKEELFRSLVAEHQEMVINTCYRFVFNREDAEDLAQDVFVEVFRSLEQFREESKLSTWIYRIAVTKSLDHLRRIKRVKRFGTLKRMIGVEDPSAELPAPFSENPAEALGESERATILQDALNRLPDSQKAAFLLSKQDGFSNQEIADILKTSVSAVESLIHRAKKNLHDRLYSYYQNH; encoded by the coding sequence ATGAATGATAGAGCAGATGCGACAATTGCCGCAAAGGCAGAAACAAGGTCATTTCAGAAATCGGGTATGACGTCAAAAGAAGAGCTTTTCAGAAGCCTTGTTGCCGAACATCAGGAGATGGTGATCAATACCTGCTACCGGTTTGTCTTTAACCGTGAAGATGCCGAAGATCTGGCCCAGGATGTCTTTGTAGAGGTGTTCCGTTCCCTTGAACAGTTCCGGGAAGAGTCAAAACTCTCAACCTGGATATACCGGATCGCCGTAACCAAATCACTCGACCACCTGCGCAGAATAAAAAGAGTCAAGCGGTTCGGCACCTTGAAAAGAATGATCGGCGTTGAGGACCCTTCGGCAGAACTTCCTGCTCCATTCAGTGAAAATCCTGCCGAAGCACTGGGTGAAAGCGAACGGGCAACAATACTACAGGATGCACTCAACCGGCTGCCCGACAGCCAGAAAGCGGCCTTTCTGCTCAGCAAGCAGGATGGATTCAGCAATCAGGAGATTGCCGATATCCTTAAAACGTCGGTATCCGCCGTAGAGTCACTGATTCACAGGGCAAAAAAAAACCTGCACGACAGGCTCTATAGCTATTATCAAAACCATTGA